One region of Eupeodes corollae chromosome 1, idEupCoro1.1, whole genome shotgun sequence genomic DNA includes:
- the LOC129946852 gene encoding uncharacterized protein K02A2.6-like, which translates to MKGKKGDTEHVQEIDSVLTVGEIRQVGSKWEIFVNLNNHKVKFLLDTGASCSLIGLSGYEEINKPPLNETSRTLRSYGNTTVPVLGELHVNVEFGGHHKQLTLLVADVPSGHNIFGLDWFSAFGLEIKSPSENIVLNLNSDKDHEIQNLFSKHVKVASKTLGLCNSMKAHLYLKPNTKPKFHKARPIPFALMDAFKGEAKRLEEAGVWKPVRFSEWAAPIVVVSKRNKGLRICGDFKVTINPHLEVDQYPIPRPEDLFNKLAGGQRFSKIDLADAYLQIELDEDSKSLTVVNTPLGLYMYQRLPFGVSSAPAIYQKTLEQVLSGLNCAIYLDDIY; encoded by the coding sequence ATGAAGGGTAAAAAAGGGGATACTGAGCATGTTCAAGAAATAGACAGTGTACTTACAGTTGGTGAAATACGTCAAGTAGGCTCAAAGTGGGAAATTTTTGTGAATTTGAATAATCACAAAGTTAAGTTTTTGCTCGACACGGGAGCTAGTTGTTCCCTGATTGGTCTGTCGGGCTATGAAGAGATAAACAAACCTCCGCTTAACGAAACCAGTCGCACACTTCGCTCATATGGTAATACAACCGTTCCAGTTTTAGGCGAACTACATGTAAATGTCGAATTTGGGGGTCACCATAAACAATTAACTTTATTAGTTGCCGATGTACCATCCGGGCACAATATTTTCGGATTGGATTGGTTCAGTGCATTTGGTCTGGAGATAAAATCTCCAAGTgagaatattgttttgaatttaaactcAGACAAGGACCACGAAATACAAAACCTTTTTTCAAAGCATGTTAAGGTAGCATCTAAGACCTTAGGGTTGTGTAATTCTATGAAAGCACATTTGTATCTAAAACCTAACACTAAACCCAAGTTTCACAAAGCGAGACCTATTCCATTTGCTTTAATGGATGCATTCAAGGGAGAAGCTAAGCGTTTAGAAGAAGCTGGAGTTTGGAAACCGGTCAGATTTAGTGAATGGGCCGCGCCTATTGTCGTTGTTTCTAAACGTAATAAGGGCCTCCGCATATGCGGTGACTTCAAGGTTACCATTAATCCTCACTTAGAAGTAGATCAGTATCCAATTCCAAGACCAGAGgatctttttaataaacttgCGGGTGGACAGCGATTTTCGAAAATAGATCTTGCAGACGCTTATCTGCAAATAGAGTTAGATGAGGATTCAAAATCTCTGACTGTCGTAAATACACCACTTGGGCTCTACATGTACCAGAGACTTCCCTTTGGAGTGTCAAGTGCTCCAGCTATTTACCAAAAGACGCTAGAACAGGTATTGTCAGGGTTGAATTGTGCTATATATCTGGATGACATATATTAG